The following coding sequences lie in one Chryseobacterium culicis genomic window:
- a CDS encoding polyprenol monophosphomannose synthase: MKKLVIIPTYNEKENIENIISAVFALEDDFHILVVDDSSPDGTAEIVKELQKKNPHYLHLSIRHVKDGLGKAYIHGFKWAIENKYDYIFEMDADFSHNPNDLPKLFEACKNADMAIGSRYSKGVNVVNWPMGRVLLSYFASKYVRFVLGLPIHDTTAGFVCFSRKVLEEIGLDNVKLKGYGFQIEMKFRAFKKGFRIVEVPIIFTNRILGESKMNGGIIHEAVFGVLNLKWKSIINRL, translated from the coding sequence ATGAAAAAACTCGTCATCATCCCAACATACAACGAAAAGGAAAATATTGAAAATATTATTTCCGCAGTTTTTGCATTGGAGGACGACTTTCATATCTTAGTGGTAGATGATTCTTCTCCGGATGGAACTGCAGAGATCGTAAAAGAGTTGCAGAAGAAAAATCCGCATTATCTTCACCTGTCGATAAGACATGTGAAAGATGGCTTGGGAAAGGCATATATTCATGGTTTTAAATGGGCAATTGAAAATAAATATGATTATATTTTCGAGATGGATGCTGATTTCTCACATAACCCGAATGATCTTCCAAAACTTTTTGAGGCTTGTAAAAATGCAGATATGGCCATTGGTTCCCGTTACTCAAAAGGAGTGAATGTGGTGAACTGGCCAATGGGAAGAGTATTGTTGTCTTACTTTGCCTCAAAATATGTAAGGTTTGTACTGGGACTTCCCATTCATGATACGACAGCAGGATTTGTGTGTTTTTCAAGAAAAGTATTGGAGGAAATAGGATTGGATAATGTGAAATTGAAAGGCTATGGGTTTCAGATAGAGATGAAATTCAGAGCATTTAAAAAAGGTTTTAGAATTGTAGAAGTTCCTATTATATTTACCAACAGAATTTTAGGAGAAAGCAAAATGAACGGAGGAATTATCCATGAAGCCGTTTTTGGAGTACTGAACTTAAAATGGAAATCAATCATCAACAGATTATGA
- a CDS encoding DUF4296 domain-containing protein yields the protein MKKLIFIFVLLGLFSCGDYIDKPKNLIDKEMMAEIIADLAINDQAIFVYPDKNMEAGTRAVLKSHKVKSDDFVDSFKYYVIKEEMDGITNDAQEILLKKDPKADKYIKDKLKQNGVVMPVVR from the coding sequence ATGAAAAAGCTAATCTTTATTTTCGTTTTGCTGGGCCTGTTTTCGTGCGGCGATTATATTGATAAGCCTAAAAATCTGATCGATAAAGAGATGATGGCAGAAATTATTGCCGATCTTGCGATCAATGATCAGGCTATTTTTGTATATCCTGATAAAAATATGGAAGCAGGTACAAGAGCTGTGCTGAAGTCTCATAAAGTAAAATCTGATGACTTTGTAGACAGTTTCAAATACTATGTGATTAAAGAAGAAATGGATGGGATTACCAATGATGCACAGGAAATATTGCTGAAAAAAGATCCCAAAGCAGATAAATACATAAAGGATAAACTGAAACAAAATGGTGTTGTAATGCCTGTCGTAAGGTAA
- a CDS encoding uroporphyrinogen-III synthase — translation MRIKSILVSQPAPSESSPYLDIAKKEKIKIDFRPFIHVEGVDNKELRTQKIDLTQYTGIIFTSKNAIDHYFRLAEELRFAVPDTMRYICQSEAIANYLQKHIVYRKRKISFGEKNFSDLLPLFKKFPTEKYLLPSSDVLSPDIVKTMDASNVDWTRAIMYRTVCSDLTDINVKDYDMLIFFSPQGIKSLQQNFPGFKQDETKIGVFGNTTLAAAEEAGLKVDLMAPTKETPSMTMALEKYIKALHK, via the coding sequence ATGAGAATAAAGTCTATATTGGTTTCTCAACCAGCGCCTAGTGAGTCTTCTCCATATTTGGATATAGCGAAGAAGGAAAAAATAAAGATTGATTTCCGTCCATTTATCCACGTCGAAGGGGTTGACAATAAAGAGCTCAGAACACAGAAAATAGATCTGACGCAGTATACCGGTATTATTTTTACCAGTAAAAATGCGATTGACCATTACTTCAGACTAGCAGAGGAATTGCGTTTCGCTGTTCCGGATACAATGAGATACATCTGCCAGTCGGAAGCAATTGCCAACTACCTTCAAAAGCATATTGTGTACAGAAAAAGAAAAATCAGCTTTGGGGAGAAAAACTTCTCAGACCTGCTTCCTCTTTTCAAAAAATTCCCAACTGAAAAATATCTGTTGCCATCTTCAGATGTTTTAAGTCCGGATATTGTAAAAACCATGGATGCATCTAATGTAGACTGGACAAGAGCAATTATGTACCGTACCGTATGCAGCGACCTTACAGATATCAATGTCAAAGATTACGACATGTTGATTTTCTTCAGTCCGCAAGGTATCAAATCGTTACAACAAAATTTCCCTGGCTTCAAGCAGGATGAAACAAAGATCGGAGTTTTCGGAAACACGACTTTGGCAGCCGCAGAAGAAGCAGGATTAAAAGTAGATTTAATGGCCCCTACGAAGGAAACTCCTTCTATGACAATGGCCCTTGAAAAGTATATTAAAGCACTTCATAAATAG
- a CDS encoding DUF4271 domain-containing protein — protein sequence MPSSQHFVNHVRIPENNDWVIFILVGCIFLYVFMMNVIERDASLKDFLLQKYFDASNNLPSWIITSCVTTLTLSVLISQYVPIVPKYIADLQLFGYQLNKFGYTLLAVLFFYLIKSTFGFLFYQSIGDGKKWTIFYFTSTKFYFILSFLLIILCVAHYYFPIDRNKMFLYYFCFFAFVFIFKVFFYLFHKNKILPEKWYYKFLYICTLQIAPLLLLWKLLFF from the coding sequence TTGCCATCATCACAACACTTTGTCAATCACGTAAGAATACCTGAGAATAATGACTGGGTAATTTTTATCCTCGTGGGCTGTATATTTTTGTATGTTTTTATGATGAACGTCATAGAAAGGGATGCCAGTCTCAAAGATTTTCTGCTTCAGAAATATTTTGATGCGAGCAATAACCTTCCCAGCTGGATTATCACCTCATGTGTGACAACGCTCACACTGTCCGTCTTAATTTCACAATACGTTCCTATTGTCCCGAAATATATTGCCGATCTTCAGCTTTTTGGATATCAGCTTAATAAATTTGGATATACTTTGCTGGCAGTACTTTTTTTTTATTTAATAAAATCAACATTCGGTTTTTTATTTTATCAAAGTATAGGGGATGGAAAAAAATGGACTATTTTCTATTTTACCTCCACAAAATTTTATTTCATTCTTTCATTTTTGCTAATAATTCTTTGTGTAGCCCATTATTACTTCCCGATAGACAGAAATAAAATGTTTTTATATTATTTCTGCTTCTTCGCTTTTGTATTCATTTTCAAAGTTTTTTTCTATTTATTTCACAAGAACAAGATTCTTCCCGAGAAATGGTATTATAAATTTTTGTATATTTGCACCCTCCAAATCGCACCATTATTATTGCTTTGGAAGTTGTTATTTTTTTAA
- the tgt gene encoding tRNA guanosine(34) transglycosylase Tgt — MKFFNIEKTSEGKARAGEITTDHGKIQTPIFMPVGTVASVKTVHQRELKEDIKAQIILGNTYHLYLRPGMETMQDAGGLHKFMNWDLPILTDSGGFQVFSLASNRKMTEEGARFKSHIDGSYHMFSPERSMEIQRQIGADIFMAFDECTPYPCDYNQAKSSMELTHRWLKRCIEWTNDNPELYGYKQRLFPIVQGSTYSDLRKISAEVISEAGAEGNAIGGLSVGEPEEEMYRITDEVTDILPKEKPRYLMGVGTPWNILESIGLGIDMMDCVMPTRNARNAMLFTWQGVMNLKNEKWKRDFSPLDEFGTSFVDREYSKAYLRHLFVSKEYLAKQIASIHNLAFYLDLVKVAREHIIAGDFYEWKNSVVPILRQRL; from the coding sequence ATGAAATTTTTTAATATAGAAAAAACCTCTGAAGGAAAAGCCAGAGCAGGGGAAATTACCACAGATCACGGGAAGATTCAAACTCCCATTTTTATGCCTGTGGGAACTGTAGCAAGTGTGAAAACAGTTCATCAGAGAGAATTAAAAGAAGACATTAAAGCTCAGATTATTCTGGGAAATACTTATCACCTATACCTTCGTCCCGGAATGGAGACGATGCAGGATGCTGGTGGTTTACATAAATTCATGAACTGGGATCTTCCAATCCTTACCGATTCCGGAGGTTTTCAGGTGTTTTCCCTGGCGAGCAACAGAAAGATGACAGAAGAAGGTGCGAGATTCAAATCTCACATCGACGGTAGTTACCACATGTTCTCCCCGGAAAGATCAATGGAAATTCAAAGACAGATCGGAGCCGATATTTTTATGGCTTTTGATGAATGTACTCCTTATCCTTGTGACTACAACCAGGCAAAATCATCTATGGAGCTTACACACCGTTGGCTGAAAAGATGTATTGAATGGACGAATGATAACCCTGAATTATACGGGTACAAACAAAGACTTTTCCCAATTGTTCAGGGATCTACCTATTCCGATCTTAGAAAAATTTCTGCAGAAGTGATTTCTGAAGCAGGAGCAGAAGGAAATGCCATCGGAGGACTTTCTGTTGGAGAACCGGAAGAAGAAATGTACAGAATTACAGATGAAGTAACAGACATTCTTCCAAAAGAAAAACCAAGATATTTGATGGGAGTAGGAACTCCATGGAATATTCTTGAATCCATCGGGTTAGGAATTGATATGATGGATTGTGTAATGCCCACAAGAAATGCAAGAAATGCAATGCTTTTCACATGGCAAGGGGTGATGAACCTTAAAAATGAAAAATGGAAGCGTGATTTTTCGCCTTTGGACGAATTCGGAACCAGTTTTGTGGATCGTGAATATTCAAAAGCGTATCTTCGCCACCTGTTTGTATCCAAAGAATATCTGGCAAAACAGATTGCTTCGATTCATAATCTTGCATTCTACCTGGATTTAGTAAAAGTAGCCAGAGAACATATTATTGCAGGAGATTTCTATGAATGGAAAAACTCTGTA